TATATTATTGATTGGTTTCAAGTGGTTGCTCTACCTCAGACTGTGCTTCTTTGCCTTGCTCCAGCAAAGCAGCAATGATTTTTTGATCGCGTAGCTTAACAGAATCGTTGATAGTCTCTGCTGACCGTACAATAGCTGCCTCCAACTCCCGACGTTTCTGACGCCCTTCATCTATAGCTGCAATAATGCCATTATTTTGGGCAACCAAACTTTCTGCCAATTTGGTAACAGATGCTACTGAAAGGGTCGGATTCTGAGCTGTGCGTTCCATCATCGGGATGGCTTCTTTTGATGTATCCGCAAGCATTTGAAGGGCAGCATTATTAGCATTGACAATCGCATCTGCTGTCTGGCTAGACTTGATAGATTGTTGTAAGATGCCCAACTGTGCAATGGACAATTTCATTGTTGGAATAGTATTGCGACGTAACATCCCAAGGCGCTGTTTCATATCCGAAGAAACCTTGACCAGATTACGCATCTGCGGTGTCGTTGTCCACGCAACATACAAGCGACTCATATACTCAGAATGTTGTTGTTCGAGGATATTAGCAACCTCTGTTACACGTGCCAACTTCTCAGAAGCTACTTGATAATCGACTGTAGTCGGTACTAAAGTTGCGAGGTTTTCTTGTGCCAATTTCGCACGCTCTGCCGCTTCTTGACCAGTCGCTTCAATAAAGGCGATGACCCCCACCAAATTCTCGATAGACTTGGTATTGTTTTCAATCAAAAGCTCTGCAGAAACAATATTGCGCGCCAACACCTCTTCCTGCTTGACCACACTGGCTGCCATGCTATCCATTTTCTTTTCAATAGTCTGCGAATCAAAATAAAATTCCTGCAAATCATTTTTGGTCTGCTTGAACAGGCGTTGGAAGAAACCTGGTTTCTTTTCTAATTCAGCAGTTGTGGAAATGTCCTTATACTTAGCCACAAAACCATTCAATTCACGGTTGGTATTGGCCAAAAGCTCATCCACTTGTGGAATTTCAATCTTCTTCTGTTCTGACAGGATGTGATTGACCGTGGCATTGACTTCTTCTACCGCTTCCTTACCAAAATCCAAGAGAGCATTTTGATTAGCTAAGAAATTATCCACCAATTGGGGAGCCTTGGCACGAATACCTGTTTGTTGTTCCGGTGTCAACTGTGCCAAGAAAGACACTTTTGAATTATCTCCAGTCGGAGTCGCTTGAATAAGCTCTGTTGTCTTATCTTTAGTTGATAAACTATTATTAGCAATCTGATCAATATCGAAATTAAATCCTGACATCTTCTCTATTCCTCTTCTCTTTTCATCATACGCAGACTGACTTCAAAATCTTTCATATCCGCTTCGTTAAATTGTTTGATGGTATCATCCAAATCCTTATCAAACATTTCCATGGCTGATTTTGCCTGCACCAATCGTTCTTCTGCGTTAAAATAATCTTTCGGTGATTTTTTAATTTT
This region of Streptococcus suis genomic DNA includes:
- a CDS encoding toxic anion resistance protein, whose amino-acid sequence is MSGFNFDIDQIANNSLSTKDKTTELIQATPTGDNSKVSFLAQLTPEQQTGIRAKAPQLVDNFLANQNALLDFGKEAVEEVNATVNHILSEQKKIEIPQVDELLANTNRELNGFVAKYKDISTTAELEKKPGFFQRLFKQTKNDLQEFYFDSQTIEKKMDSMAASVVKQEEVLARNIVSAELLIENNTKSIENLVGVIAFIEATGQEAAERAKLAQENLATLVPTTVDYQVASEKLARVTEVANILEQQHSEYMSRLYVAWTTTPQMRNLVKVSSDMKQRLGMLRRNTIPTMKLSIAQLGILQQSIKSSQTADAIVNANNAALQMLADTSKEAIPMMERTAQNPTLSVASVTKLAESLVAQNNGIIAAIDEGRQKRRELEAAIVRSAETINDSVKLRDQKIIAALLEQGKEAQSEVEQPLETNQ